A stretch of the Alosa alosa isolate M-15738 ecotype Scorff River chromosome 16, AALO_Geno_1.1, whole genome shotgun sequence genome encodes the following:
- the eya1 gene encoding eyes absent homolog 1 isoform X1, whose protein sequence is MEMQDLASPHSRVSGSSESPNGSNLDNSHINNNSMPPNGTEGDNITMLTTADWLLSSSSQSAAGLCSSVKTEPMSSSEIATSVADGSLDSFSGSAIGSSGFSPRQTHQFSPQIYPSNRPYPHILPTPSSQNMAAYGQTQYTTGMQQAAAYAGYPQPGQPYGIPAYGPLWAGIKTEGGLSQTQSPSQTGFLSYSSGFSTPQTGQAPYSYQMQGGSFTTTSGLYAGSNSLTNSTGFNSTQQDYPSYPTFGQGQYAQYYNSSPYTSPYMTSNNTSPTTPSTTATYTLQEPPTSITSQALSEQPAAGEYSTIHSPSTPIKDSESDRLRRASDGKSRGRGRRNNNPSPPPDSDLERVFIWDLDETIIVFHSLLTGSYANRFGRDPPTSVSLGLRMEEMIFNLADTHLFFNDLEECDQVHIDDVSSDDNGQDLSTYNFSTDGFHAAATSANLCLATGVRGGVDWMRKLAFRYRRVKEIYTTYKNNVGGLLGPAKREAWLQLRAEIEALTDSWLTLALKALTLIHSRSNCVNILVTTTQLIPALAKVLLYGLGIVFPIENIYSATKIGKESCFERVMQRFGRKVVYIVVGDGVEEEQGSKKHNMPFWRISSHSDLMALHHALDLEYL, encoded by the exons ATGGAAATGCAGGATCTAGCCAGTCCGCACAGCCGAGTAAGTGGAAGCAGTGAATCCCCCAATGGTTCTAATCTCGACAACTCACATATCAATAACAATTCCATGCCACCAAATGGCACTGAAG GAGATAACATCACTATGCTTACCACAGCAGACTGGTTGCTAAGTTCTAGTTCACAATCCGCTGCAGGTTTGTGCAGTTCTG TTAAAACAGAGCCAATGAGCAGCAGCGAAATCGCCACCTCTGTAGCAGACGGCTCTCTAGACAGCTTCTCAGGATCAG CTATTGGAAGTAGTGGCTTCAGCCCAAGACAAACTCACCAGTTCTCTCCACAGATTTACCCTTCCAA CAGACCGTATCCACACATTCTTCCAACCCCTTCATCCCAAAATATGGCCGCCTATGGCCAGACGCAGTATACCACAGGAATGCAGCAGGCCGCTGCCTATGCAGGCTACCCACAACCAGGGCAGCCGTACGGAATTCCAGCCTATG GTCCGTTGTGGGCAGGCATCAAGACAGAGGGCGGGCTCTCGCAGACGCAGTCACCAAGCCAGACCGGCTTCCTGAGCTACAGCTCTGGCTTCTCCACGCCGCAGACGGGACAGGCGCCCTACAGCTACCAGATGCAAG GAGGCAGTTTTACAACAACATCAGGATTGTATGCTGGAAGCAATTCCCTCACAAATTCAACTGGATTCAATAGTACACAACAG GACTACCCATCCTACCCGACCTTTGGCCAGGGTCAGTATGCGCAGTATTACAACAGCTCCCCGTACACGTCTCCCTACATGACGAGCAACAACACCAGCCCCACCACGccctccaccactgccacctACACGCTCCAAGAGCCGCCCACCAGCATCACCAGCCAGGCCCTGTCCGAGCAGCCTGCAGCAG GCGAGTACAGTACAATCCACAGTCCATCAACCCCCATTAAAGATTCAGAATCAGATCGATTGCGTCGGGCCTCAGATGGAAAGTCACGTGGTCGCGGGAGAAGGAACAACAACCCATCTCCACCACCGGACTCTGACCTTGAG CGCGTGTTCATCTGGGACTTGGATGAAACAATCATCGTCTTCCATTCCTTGCTCACAGGGTCTTACGCCAACCGATTCGGGAGG GATCCACCGACGTCGGTGTCGTTAGGCCTCAGGATGGAAGAGATGATTTTCAACTTGGCAGACACACATTTGTTCTTCAACGACTTAGAA GAGTGTGATCAAGTCCACATTGACGACGTGTCTTCAGATGACAACGGCCAGGACTTAAG taCGTATAATTTCAGCACGGACGGCTTTCACGCGGCAGCCACCAGTGCCAACCTGTGTCTGGCCACGGGTGTGAGGGGAGGCGTGGACTGGATGAGAAAGCTGGCCTTCCGCTACAGACGAGTAAAAGAAATCTACACCACCTACAAAAACAACGTCGGAG GCCTGCTTGGCCCGGCCAAAAGGGAAGCCTGGTTGCAATTGCGAGCAGAAATTGAAGCCTTGACGGACTCCTGGTTAACACTGGCACTGAAAGCACTAACATTAATCCACTCAAG gtcAAACTGTGTTAACATCCTAGTGACCACGACACAACTCATCCCAGCGCTGGCGAAGGTCCTCCTCTACGGCCTGGGAATAGTGTTTCCAATTGAAAATATTTATAGTGCAACGAAAATAG GGAAGGAGAGCTGTTTCGAGAGGGTCATGCAGAGGTTCGGCAGGAAAGTTGTTTACATCGTCGTGGGAGACGGAGTGGAAGAGGAACAAGGCTCCAAGAAG
- the eya1 gene encoding eyes absent homolog 1 isoform X5 — protein MEMQDLASPHSRVSGSSESPNGSNLDNSHINNNSMPPNGTEGDNITMLTTADWLLSSSSQSAAVKTEPMSSSEIATSVADGSLDSFSGSAIGSSGFSPRQTHQFSPQIYPSNRPYPHILPTPSSQNMAAYGQTQYTTGMQQAAAYAGYPQPGQPYGIPAYGIKTEGGLSQTQSPSQTGFLSYSSGFSTPQTGQAPYSYQMQGGSFTTTSGLYAGSNSLTNSTGFNSTQQDYPSYPTFGQGQYAQYYNSSPYTSPYMTSNNTSPTTPSTTATYTLQEPPTSITSQALSEQPAAGEYSTIHSPSTPIKDSESDRLRRASDGKSRGRGRRNNNPSPPPDSDLERVFIWDLDETIIVFHSLLTGSYANRFGRDPPTSVSLGLRMEEMIFNLADTHLFFNDLEECDQVHIDDVSSDDNGQDLSTYNFSTDGFHAAATSANLCLATGVRGGVDWMRKLAFRYRRVKEIYTTYKNNVGGLLGPAKREAWLQLRAEIEALTDSWLTLALKALTLIHSRSNCVNILVTTTQLIPALAKVLLYGLGIVFPIENIYSATKIGKESCFERVMQRFGRKVVYIVVGDGVEEEQGSKKHNMPFWRISSHSDLMALHHALDLEYL, from the exons ATGGAAATGCAGGATCTAGCCAGTCCGCACAGCCGAGTAAGTGGAAGCAGTGAATCCCCCAATGGTTCTAATCTCGACAACTCACATATCAATAACAATTCCATGCCACCAAATGGCACTGAAG GAGATAACATCACTATGCTTACCACAGCAGACTGGTTGCTAAGTTCTAGTTCACAATCCGCTGCAG TTAAAACAGAGCCAATGAGCAGCAGCGAAATCGCCACCTCTGTAGCAGACGGCTCTCTAGACAGCTTCTCAGGATCAG CTATTGGAAGTAGTGGCTTCAGCCCAAGACAAACTCACCAGTTCTCTCCACAGATTTACCCTTCCAA CAGACCGTATCCACACATTCTTCCAACCCCTTCATCCCAAAATATGGCCGCCTATGGCCAGACGCAGTATACCACAGGAATGCAGCAGGCCGCTGCCTATGCAGGCTACCCACAACCAGGGCAGCCGTACGGAATTCCAGCCTATG GCATCAAGACAGAGGGCGGGCTCTCGCAGACGCAGTCACCAAGCCAGACCGGCTTCCTGAGCTACAGCTCTGGCTTCTCCACGCCGCAGACGGGACAGGCGCCCTACAGCTACCAGATGCAAG GAGGCAGTTTTACAACAACATCAGGATTGTATGCTGGAAGCAATTCCCTCACAAATTCAACTGGATTCAATAGTACACAACAG GACTACCCATCCTACCCGACCTTTGGCCAGGGTCAGTATGCGCAGTATTACAACAGCTCCCCGTACACGTCTCCCTACATGACGAGCAACAACACCAGCCCCACCACGccctccaccactgccacctACACGCTCCAAGAGCCGCCCACCAGCATCACCAGCCAGGCCCTGTCCGAGCAGCCTGCAGCAG GCGAGTACAGTACAATCCACAGTCCATCAACCCCCATTAAAGATTCAGAATCAGATCGATTGCGTCGGGCCTCAGATGGAAAGTCACGTGGTCGCGGGAGAAGGAACAACAACCCATCTCCACCACCGGACTCTGACCTTGAG CGCGTGTTCATCTGGGACTTGGATGAAACAATCATCGTCTTCCATTCCTTGCTCACAGGGTCTTACGCCAACCGATTCGGGAGG GATCCACCGACGTCGGTGTCGTTAGGCCTCAGGATGGAAGAGATGATTTTCAACTTGGCAGACACACATTTGTTCTTCAACGACTTAGAA GAGTGTGATCAAGTCCACATTGACGACGTGTCTTCAGATGACAACGGCCAGGACTTAAG taCGTATAATTTCAGCACGGACGGCTTTCACGCGGCAGCCACCAGTGCCAACCTGTGTCTGGCCACGGGTGTGAGGGGAGGCGTGGACTGGATGAGAAAGCTGGCCTTCCGCTACAGACGAGTAAAAGAAATCTACACCACCTACAAAAACAACGTCGGAG GCCTGCTTGGCCCGGCCAAAAGGGAAGCCTGGTTGCAATTGCGAGCAGAAATTGAAGCCTTGACGGACTCCTGGTTAACACTGGCACTGAAAGCACTAACATTAATCCACTCAAG gtcAAACTGTGTTAACATCCTAGTGACCACGACACAACTCATCCCAGCGCTGGCGAAGGTCCTCCTCTACGGCCTGGGAATAGTGTTTCCAATTGAAAATATTTATAGTGCAACGAAAATAG GGAAGGAGAGCTGTTTCGAGAGGGTCATGCAGAGGTTCGGCAGGAAAGTTGTTTACATCGTCGTGGGAGACGGAGTGGAAGAGGAACAAGGCTCCAAGAAG
- the eya1 gene encoding eyes absent homolog 1 isoform X6, whose amino-acid sequence MEMQDLASPHSRVSGSSESPNGSNLDNSHINNNSMPPNGTEVKTEPMSSSEIATSVADGSLDSFSGSAIGSSGFSPRQTHQFSPQIYPSNRPYPHILPTPSSQNMAAYGQTQYTTGMQQAAAYAGYPQPGQPYGIPAYGPLWAGIKTEGGLSQTQSPSQTGFLSYSSGFSTPQTGQAPYSYQMQGGSFTTTSGLYAGSNSLTNSTGFNSTQQDYPSYPTFGQGQYAQYYNSSPYTSPYMTSNNTSPTTPSTTATYTLQEPPTSITSQALSEQPAAGEYSTIHSPSTPIKDSESDRLRRASDGKSRGRGRRNNNPSPPPDSDLERVFIWDLDETIIVFHSLLTGSYANRFGRDPPTSVSLGLRMEEMIFNLADTHLFFNDLEECDQVHIDDVSSDDNGQDLSTYNFSTDGFHAAATSANLCLATGVRGGVDWMRKLAFRYRRVKEIYTTYKNNVGGLLGPAKREAWLQLRAEIEALTDSWLTLALKALTLIHSRSNCVNILVTTTQLIPALAKVLLYGLGIVFPIENIYSATKIGKESCFERVMQRFGRKVVYIVVGDGVEEEQGSKKHNMPFWRISSHSDLMALHHALDLEYL is encoded by the exons ATGGAAATGCAGGATCTAGCCAGTCCGCACAGCCGAGTAAGTGGAAGCAGTGAATCCCCCAATGGTTCTAATCTCGACAACTCACATATCAATAACAATTCCATGCCACCAAATGGCACTGAAG TTAAAACAGAGCCAATGAGCAGCAGCGAAATCGCCACCTCTGTAGCAGACGGCTCTCTAGACAGCTTCTCAGGATCAG CTATTGGAAGTAGTGGCTTCAGCCCAAGACAAACTCACCAGTTCTCTCCACAGATTTACCCTTCCAA CAGACCGTATCCACACATTCTTCCAACCCCTTCATCCCAAAATATGGCCGCCTATGGCCAGACGCAGTATACCACAGGAATGCAGCAGGCCGCTGCCTATGCAGGCTACCCACAACCAGGGCAGCCGTACGGAATTCCAGCCTATG GTCCGTTGTGGGCAGGCATCAAGACAGAGGGCGGGCTCTCGCAGACGCAGTCACCAAGCCAGACCGGCTTCCTGAGCTACAGCTCTGGCTTCTCCACGCCGCAGACGGGACAGGCGCCCTACAGCTACCAGATGCAAG GAGGCAGTTTTACAACAACATCAGGATTGTATGCTGGAAGCAATTCCCTCACAAATTCAACTGGATTCAATAGTACACAACAG GACTACCCATCCTACCCGACCTTTGGCCAGGGTCAGTATGCGCAGTATTACAACAGCTCCCCGTACACGTCTCCCTACATGACGAGCAACAACACCAGCCCCACCACGccctccaccactgccacctACACGCTCCAAGAGCCGCCCACCAGCATCACCAGCCAGGCCCTGTCCGAGCAGCCTGCAGCAG GCGAGTACAGTACAATCCACAGTCCATCAACCCCCATTAAAGATTCAGAATCAGATCGATTGCGTCGGGCCTCAGATGGAAAGTCACGTGGTCGCGGGAGAAGGAACAACAACCCATCTCCACCACCGGACTCTGACCTTGAG CGCGTGTTCATCTGGGACTTGGATGAAACAATCATCGTCTTCCATTCCTTGCTCACAGGGTCTTACGCCAACCGATTCGGGAGG GATCCACCGACGTCGGTGTCGTTAGGCCTCAGGATGGAAGAGATGATTTTCAACTTGGCAGACACACATTTGTTCTTCAACGACTTAGAA GAGTGTGATCAAGTCCACATTGACGACGTGTCTTCAGATGACAACGGCCAGGACTTAAG taCGTATAATTTCAGCACGGACGGCTTTCACGCGGCAGCCACCAGTGCCAACCTGTGTCTGGCCACGGGTGTGAGGGGAGGCGTGGACTGGATGAGAAAGCTGGCCTTCCGCTACAGACGAGTAAAAGAAATCTACACCACCTACAAAAACAACGTCGGAG GCCTGCTTGGCCCGGCCAAAAGGGAAGCCTGGTTGCAATTGCGAGCAGAAATTGAAGCCTTGACGGACTCCTGGTTAACACTGGCACTGAAAGCACTAACATTAATCCACTCAAG gtcAAACTGTGTTAACATCCTAGTGACCACGACACAACTCATCCCAGCGCTGGCGAAGGTCCTCCTCTACGGCCTGGGAATAGTGTTTCCAATTGAAAATATTTATAGTGCAACGAAAATAG GGAAGGAGAGCTGTTTCGAGAGGGTCATGCAGAGGTTCGGCAGGAAAGTTGTTTACATCGTCGTGGGAGACGGAGTGGAAGAGGAACAAGGCTCCAAGAAG
- the eya1 gene encoding eyes absent homolog 1 isoform X3, translated as MEMQDLASPHSRVSGSSESPNGSNLDNSHINNNSMPPNGTEGDNITMLTTADWLLSSSSQSAAGLCSSVKTEPMSSSEIATSVADGSLDSFSGSAIGSSGFSPRQTHQFSPQIYPSNRPYPHILPTPSSQNMAAYGQTQYTTGMQQAAAYAGYPQPGQPYGIPAYGIKTEGGLSQTQSPSQTGFLSYSSGFSTPQTGQAPYSYQMQGGSFTTTSGLYAGSNSLTNSTGFNSTQQDYPSYPTFGQGQYAQYYNSSPYTSPYMTSNNTSPTTPSTTATYTLQEPPTSITSQALSEQPAAGEYSTIHSPSTPIKDSESDRLRRASDGKSRGRGRRNNNPSPPPDSDLERVFIWDLDETIIVFHSLLTGSYANRFGRDPPTSVSLGLRMEEMIFNLADTHLFFNDLEECDQVHIDDVSSDDNGQDLSTYNFSTDGFHAAATSANLCLATGVRGGVDWMRKLAFRYRRVKEIYTTYKNNVGGLLGPAKREAWLQLRAEIEALTDSWLTLALKALTLIHSRSNCVNILVTTTQLIPALAKVLLYGLGIVFPIENIYSATKIGKESCFERVMQRFGRKVVYIVVGDGVEEEQGSKKHNMPFWRISSHSDLMALHHALDLEYL; from the exons ATGGAAATGCAGGATCTAGCCAGTCCGCACAGCCGAGTAAGTGGAAGCAGTGAATCCCCCAATGGTTCTAATCTCGACAACTCACATATCAATAACAATTCCATGCCACCAAATGGCACTGAAG GAGATAACATCACTATGCTTACCACAGCAGACTGGTTGCTAAGTTCTAGTTCACAATCCGCTGCAGGTTTGTGCAGTTCTG TTAAAACAGAGCCAATGAGCAGCAGCGAAATCGCCACCTCTGTAGCAGACGGCTCTCTAGACAGCTTCTCAGGATCAG CTATTGGAAGTAGTGGCTTCAGCCCAAGACAAACTCACCAGTTCTCTCCACAGATTTACCCTTCCAA CAGACCGTATCCACACATTCTTCCAACCCCTTCATCCCAAAATATGGCCGCCTATGGCCAGACGCAGTATACCACAGGAATGCAGCAGGCCGCTGCCTATGCAGGCTACCCACAACCAGGGCAGCCGTACGGAATTCCAGCCTATG GCATCAAGACAGAGGGCGGGCTCTCGCAGACGCAGTCACCAAGCCAGACCGGCTTCCTGAGCTACAGCTCTGGCTTCTCCACGCCGCAGACGGGACAGGCGCCCTACAGCTACCAGATGCAAG GAGGCAGTTTTACAACAACATCAGGATTGTATGCTGGAAGCAATTCCCTCACAAATTCAACTGGATTCAATAGTACACAACAG GACTACCCATCCTACCCGACCTTTGGCCAGGGTCAGTATGCGCAGTATTACAACAGCTCCCCGTACACGTCTCCCTACATGACGAGCAACAACACCAGCCCCACCACGccctccaccactgccacctACACGCTCCAAGAGCCGCCCACCAGCATCACCAGCCAGGCCCTGTCCGAGCAGCCTGCAGCAG GCGAGTACAGTACAATCCACAGTCCATCAACCCCCATTAAAGATTCAGAATCAGATCGATTGCGTCGGGCCTCAGATGGAAAGTCACGTGGTCGCGGGAGAAGGAACAACAACCCATCTCCACCACCGGACTCTGACCTTGAG CGCGTGTTCATCTGGGACTTGGATGAAACAATCATCGTCTTCCATTCCTTGCTCACAGGGTCTTACGCCAACCGATTCGGGAGG GATCCACCGACGTCGGTGTCGTTAGGCCTCAGGATGGAAGAGATGATTTTCAACTTGGCAGACACACATTTGTTCTTCAACGACTTAGAA GAGTGTGATCAAGTCCACATTGACGACGTGTCTTCAGATGACAACGGCCAGGACTTAAG taCGTATAATTTCAGCACGGACGGCTTTCACGCGGCAGCCACCAGTGCCAACCTGTGTCTGGCCACGGGTGTGAGGGGAGGCGTGGACTGGATGAGAAAGCTGGCCTTCCGCTACAGACGAGTAAAAGAAATCTACACCACCTACAAAAACAACGTCGGAG GCCTGCTTGGCCCGGCCAAAAGGGAAGCCTGGTTGCAATTGCGAGCAGAAATTGAAGCCTTGACGGACTCCTGGTTAACACTGGCACTGAAAGCACTAACATTAATCCACTCAAG gtcAAACTGTGTTAACATCCTAGTGACCACGACACAACTCATCCCAGCGCTGGCGAAGGTCCTCCTCTACGGCCTGGGAATAGTGTTTCCAATTGAAAATATTTATAGTGCAACGAAAATAG GGAAGGAGAGCTGTTTCGAGAGGGTCATGCAGAGGTTCGGCAGGAAAGTTGTTTACATCGTCGTGGGAGACGGAGTGGAAGAGGAACAAGGCTCCAAGAAG
- the eya1 gene encoding eyes absent homolog 1 isoform X2, protein MEMQDLASPHSRVSGSSESPNGSNLDNSHINNNSMPPNGTEGDNITMLTTADWLLSSSSQSAAVKTEPMSSSEIATSVADGSLDSFSGSAIGSSGFSPRQTHQFSPQIYPSNRPYPHILPTPSSQNMAAYGQTQYTTGMQQAAAYAGYPQPGQPYGIPAYGPLWAGIKTEGGLSQTQSPSQTGFLSYSSGFSTPQTGQAPYSYQMQGGSFTTTSGLYAGSNSLTNSTGFNSTQQDYPSYPTFGQGQYAQYYNSSPYTSPYMTSNNTSPTTPSTTATYTLQEPPTSITSQALSEQPAAGEYSTIHSPSTPIKDSESDRLRRASDGKSRGRGRRNNNPSPPPDSDLERVFIWDLDETIIVFHSLLTGSYANRFGRDPPTSVSLGLRMEEMIFNLADTHLFFNDLEECDQVHIDDVSSDDNGQDLSTYNFSTDGFHAAATSANLCLATGVRGGVDWMRKLAFRYRRVKEIYTTYKNNVGGLLGPAKREAWLQLRAEIEALTDSWLTLALKALTLIHSRSNCVNILVTTTQLIPALAKVLLYGLGIVFPIENIYSATKIGKESCFERVMQRFGRKVVYIVVGDGVEEEQGSKKHNMPFWRISSHSDLMALHHALDLEYL, encoded by the exons ATGGAAATGCAGGATCTAGCCAGTCCGCACAGCCGAGTAAGTGGAAGCAGTGAATCCCCCAATGGTTCTAATCTCGACAACTCACATATCAATAACAATTCCATGCCACCAAATGGCACTGAAG GAGATAACATCACTATGCTTACCACAGCAGACTGGTTGCTAAGTTCTAGTTCACAATCCGCTGCAG TTAAAACAGAGCCAATGAGCAGCAGCGAAATCGCCACCTCTGTAGCAGACGGCTCTCTAGACAGCTTCTCAGGATCAG CTATTGGAAGTAGTGGCTTCAGCCCAAGACAAACTCACCAGTTCTCTCCACAGATTTACCCTTCCAA CAGACCGTATCCACACATTCTTCCAACCCCTTCATCCCAAAATATGGCCGCCTATGGCCAGACGCAGTATACCACAGGAATGCAGCAGGCCGCTGCCTATGCAGGCTACCCACAACCAGGGCAGCCGTACGGAATTCCAGCCTATG GTCCGTTGTGGGCAGGCATCAAGACAGAGGGCGGGCTCTCGCAGACGCAGTCACCAAGCCAGACCGGCTTCCTGAGCTACAGCTCTGGCTTCTCCACGCCGCAGACGGGACAGGCGCCCTACAGCTACCAGATGCAAG GAGGCAGTTTTACAACAACATCAGGATTGTATGCTGGAAGCAATTCCCTCACAAATTCAACTGGATTCAATAGTACACAACAG GACTACCCATCCTACCCGACCTTTGGCCAGGGTCAGTATGCGCAGTATTACAACAGCTCCCCGTACACGTCTCCCTACATGACGAGCAACAACACCAGCCCCACCACGccctccaccactgccacctACACGCTCCAAGAGCCGCCCACCAGCATCACCAGCCAGGCCCTGTCCGAGCAGCCTGCAGCAG GCGAGTACAGTACAATCCACAGTCCATCAACCCCCATTAAAGATTCAGAATCAGATCGATTGCGTCGGGCCTCAGATGGAAAGTCACGTGGTCGCGGGAGAAGGAACAACAACCCATCTCCACCACCGGACTCTGACCTTGAG CGCGTGTTCATCTGGGACTTGGATGAAACAATCATCGTCTTCCATTCCTTGCTCACAGGGTCTTACGCCAACCGATTCGGGAGG GATCCACCGACGTCGGTGTCGTTAGGCCTCAGGATGGAAGAGATGATTTTCAACTTGGCAGACACACATTTGTTCTTCAACGACTTAGAA GAGTGTGATCAAGTCCACATTGACGACGTGTCTTCAGATGACAACGGCCAGGACTTAAG taCGTATAATTTCAGCACGGACGGCTTTCACGCGGCAGCCACCAGTGCCAACCTGTGTCTGGCCACGGGTGTGAGGGGAGGCGTGGACTGGATGAGAAAGCTGGCCTTCCGCTACAGACGAGTAAAAGAAATCTACACCACCTACAAAAACAACGTCGGAG GCCTGCTTGGCCCGGCCAAAAGGGAAGCCTGGTTGCAATTGCGAGCAGAAATTGAAGCCTTGACGGACTCCTGGTTAACACTGGCACTGAAAGCACTAACATTAATCCACTCAAG gtcAAACTGTGTTAACATCCTAGTGACCACGACACAACTCATCCCAGCGCTGGCGAAGGTCCTCCTCTACGGCCTGGGAATAGTGTTTCCAATTGAAAATATTTATAGTGCAACGAAAATAG GGAAGGAGAGCTGTTTCGAGAGGGTCATGCAGAGGTTCGGCAGGAAAGTTGTTTACATCGTCGTGGGAGACGGAGTGGAAGAGGAACAAGGCTCCAAGAAG
- the eya1 gene encoding eyes absent homolog 1 isoform X4 codes for MEMQDLASPHSRVSGSSESPNGSNLDNSHINNNSMPPNGTEGDNITMLTTADWLLSSSSQSAAEPMSSSEIATSVADGSLDSFSGSAIGSSGFSPRQTHQFSPQIYPSNRPYPHILPTPSSQNMAAYGQTQYTTGMQQAAAYAGYPQPGQPYGIPAYGPLWAGIKTEGGLSQTQSPSQTGFLSYSSGFSTPQTGQAPYSYQMQGGSFTTTSGLYAGSNSLTNSTGFNSTQQDYPSYPTFGQGQYAQYYNSSPYTSPYMTSNNTSPTTPSTTATYTLQEPPTSITSQALSEQPAAGEYSTIHSPSTPIKDSESDRLRRASDGKSRGRGRRNNNPSPPPDSDLERVFIWDLDETIIVFHSLLTGSYANRFGRDPPTSVSLGLRMEEMIFNLADTHLFFNDLEECDQVHIDDVSSDDNGQDLSTYNFSTDGFHAAATSANLCLATGVRGGVDWMRKLAFRYRRVKEIYTTYKNNVGGLLGPAKREAWLQLRAEIEALTDSWLTLALKALTLIHSRSNCVNILVTTTQLIPALAKVLLYGLGIVFPIENIYSATKIGKESCFERVMQRFGRKVVYIVVGDGVEEEQGSKKHNMPFWRISSHSDLMALHHALDLEYL; via the exons ATGGAAATGCAGGATCTAGCCAGTCCGCACAGCCGAGTAAGTGGAAGCAGTGAATCCCCCAATGGTTCTAATCTCGACAACTCACATATCAATAACAATTCCATGCCACCAAATGGCACTGAAG GAGATAACATCACTATGCTTACCACAGCAGACTGGTTGCTAAGTTCTAGTTCACAATCCGCTGCAG AGCCAATGAGCAGCAGCGAAATCGCCACCTCTGTAGCAGACGGCTCTCTAGACAGCTTCTCAGGATCAG CTATTGGAAGTAGTGGCTTCAGCCCAAGACAAACTCACCAGTTCTCTCCACAGATTTACCCTTCCAA CAGACCGTATCCACACATTCTTCCAACCCCTTCATCCCAAAATATGGCCGCCTATGGCCAGACGCAGTATACCACAGGAATGCAGCAGGCCGCTGCCTATGCAGGCTACCCACAACCAGGGCAGCCGTACGGAATTCCAGCCTATG GTCCGTTGTGGGCAGGCATCAAGACAGAGGGCGGGCTCTCGCAGACGCAGTCACCAAGCCAGACCGGCTTCCTGAGCTACAGCTCTGGCTTCTCCACGCCGCAGACGGGACAGGCGCCCTACAGCTACCAGATGCAAG GAGGCAGTTTTACAACAACATCAGGATTGTATGCTGGAAGCAATTCCCTCACAAATTCAACTGGATTCAATAGTACACAACAG GACTACCCATCCTACCCGACCTTTGGCCAGGGTCAGTATGCGCAGTATTACAACAGCTCCCCGTACACGTCTCCCTACATGACGAGCAACAACACCAGCCCCACCACGccctccaccactgccacctACACGCTCCAAGAGCCGCCCACCAGCATCACCAGCCAGGCCCTGTCCGAGCAGCCTGCAGCAG GCGAGTACAGTACAATCCACAGTCCATCAACCCCCATTAAAGATTCAGAATCAGATCGATTGCGTCGGGCCTCAGATGGAAAGTCACGTGGTCGCGGGAGAAGGAACAACAACCCATCTCCACCACCGGACTCTGACCTTGAG CGCGTGTTCATCTGGGACTTGGATGAAACAATCATCGTCTTCCATTCCTTGCTCACAGGGTCTTACGCCAACCGATTCGGGAGG GATCCACCGACGTCGGTGTCGTTAGGCCTCAGGATGGAAGAGATGATTTTCAACTTGGCAGACACACATTTGTTCTTCAACGACTTAGAA GAGTGTGATCAAGTCCACATTGACGACGTGTCTTCAGATGACAACGGCCAGGACTTAAG taCGTATAATTTCAGCACGGACGGCTTTCACGCGGCAGCCACCAGTGCCAACCTGTGTCTGGCCACGGGTGTGAGGGGAGGCGTGGACTGGATGAGAAAGCTGGCCTTCCGCTACAGACGAGTAAAAGAAATCTACACCACCTACAAAAACAACGTCGGAG GCCTGCTTGGCCCGGCCAAAAGGGAAGCCTGGTTGCAATTGCGAGCAGAAATTGAAGCCTTGACGGACTCCTGGTTAACACTGGCACTGAAAGCACTAACATTAATCCACTCAAG gtcAAACTGTGTTAACATCCTAGTGACCACGACACAACTCATCCCAGCGCTGGCGAAGGTCCTCCTCTACGGCCTGGGAATAGTGTTTCCAATTGAAAATATTTATAGTGCAACGAAAATAG GGAAGGAGAGCTGTTTCGAGAGGGTCATGCAGAGGTTCGGCAGGAAAGTTGTTTACATCGTCGTGGGAGACGGAGTGGAAGAGGAACAAGGCTCCAAGAAG